A genomic window from Helicobacter pylori includes:
- a CDS encoding outer membrane protein assembly factor BamD, translated as MHLKHFKTFFLITMAILVIGTGCANKKKKKDEYNKPAIFWYQGILREILFANLETADNYYSSLQSEHINSPLVPEAMLALGQAHMKKKEYVLASFYFDEYIKRFGTKDNVDYLTFLKLQSHYYAFKNHSKDQEFISNSIVSLGEFIEKYPNSRYRPYVEYMQIKFILGQNELNRAIANVYKKRHKPEGVKRYLERIDETLEKETKPKPSHMPWYVLIFDW; from the coding sequence ATGCATTTAAAACATTTTAAAACATTTTTCTTGATCACAATGGCAATTCTTGTTATCGGTACGGGTTGCGCGAACAAAAAGAAAAAAAAAGATGAATACAACAAACCGGCGATCTTTTGGTATCAAGGGATTTTGAGAGAAATCCTTTTTGCTAATTTAGAAACAGCGGACAATTACTATTCTTCCTTACAAAGCGAACACATCAACTCCCCCCTTGTCCCAGAAGCCATGCTAGCCTTAGGGCAAGCGCACATGAAAAAGAAAGAATATGTCTTAGCGTCTTTTTATTTTGATGAATACATCAAGCGTTTTGGGACGAAAGACAATGTGGATTATTTGACCTTTTTGAAACTGCAATCGCATTATTACGCTTTTAAAAACCATTCTAAAGACCAGGAATTTATCTCTAATTCCATTGTGAGTTTGGGCGAATTTATAGAAAAATACCCTAACAGCCGTTACCGCCCCTATGTGGAATACATGCAAATCAAATTCATTTTAGGGCAAAATGAGCTCAATCGCGCGATCGCGAATGTTTATAAAAAACGCCATAAACCTGAGGGCGTGAAACGCTATTTAGAAAGGATAGATGAAACTTTAGAAAAAGAGACTAAGCCTAAGCCATCGCACATGCCTTGGTATGTGTTAATTTTTGATTGGTAG